The Pedobacter ginsengisoli region TTGAATCTGCTGCTTTTTTCAATCCATCAATTGTTGATGACCCCGATCAATCTGATTTAGTAGAAGGCGAAAGACGGGTAATTATTAGTTTCAGAGCTGTAGGAGAAGGGCATATTTCTTCAGTAGTTTTTAGAAGAGCGCTCATAGATCGTAATCACGATATTACCGTAATCCCCTCTGGAAATTACATAGATGAGGCAGAAGTAGTAAAAAATGCCATTTATAATAAAAAGCTTTTCCTTAAAAAAGCTGCCGATGCAAAAATAGATCTTGAGGTATTGGATGAAGTGGGTTTAAAATTAGAAGACAAGTTTGATTACGCTACACTGCGCCGACTTATCCTGGATTCCAAAAATCTACAGGAAACAGATCTAAGAAAATTGGAGTACGACAAGGTGCTTTGGTTGTCTGATACCTATCATGAAATTAGCTTTTCCAGAGATACTGATATCTCTGACCGCGTAATTTTTCCCATTTCAGAGTTTGAACGGAAGGGGATAGAGGACGCAAGATTTGTTCGTTTTGTTAAAGACGATGGTACCGTAATTTATTATGCTACCTATACCGCATTTGACGGAGCCATGATTATGCCCAAGCTATTACAAACCACAGATTTTTATGATTTTAAAATCAGTCCACTGCACGGCATAGGGGCTCAGAATAAAAACCTGGCCTTATTTCCCAGAAAAATTAATGGCAAATACGCCATGATGTCGCGTATTGATGGCTTTAATAACTATTTAATGTACTCTGATCGGCTTACCGTATGGGATAACCCAGTTAAACTTCAGGAACCTGAATTTCCATGGGAATTTGTACAGATCGGAAACTGTGGCTCGCCAATTGAAACCGAGGCCGGTTGGCTGGTTATTACCCATGGCGTTGGCCCAATGCGCAGGTATTGTTTAGGAGCCAGCCTGTTCGATTTAAATGATCCTTCTATTGAAATTGGGAGGTTAAAAGAACCATTGGTAATCCCTAATAACGACGAAAGGGAAGGATATGTACCAAATGTATTGTATTCCTGCGGCTCTATTATCCATAATGGAGAATTGATTATCCCTTACGGATTATCAGATTATTGTTCTTCATTTGCCGGAGTTAAAATAGACATATTGCTCCAAAAACTTAAGGGCAGTATAAGCTAATCTGAATGTTCATTAATTAAAAAGCTTGTTTTTGAGCTGCGGTAAGGTCACTGCTCTGAATAAATTCGTATTCAGATTCCAATGCTTTTAACACAATCAGATGCGATATCCAATAAGCCAAGGTGCTCTCTGCTCCCTGGTTTCTATTTACACCAAAAGTTTGTAAGCCATCGCCACAACCCTTGGTTTCATAATCATACAATGGAATGTGCAAAGAGTTCTCACCTAAAAACCATTGGTAGCTTAAGTACATCTGTTTTATATAAGTTAAGTCGCGGGTAATCTCGTATGCCTTAAAATATACCATTACCATACCCATAATTTCAATTGCCTGCTGGTCGTAAATAGCCATTTGTGCGCTATCTTTATATAGCCAGCCATCATTACCTACAGGATTTAAATACCCTTTTATTAAAGTTTTTTGGGTAAGATACTCCAAACTTTCAAATGCAATTTCTTGTGATTCAGGATCTTTACTTATCTCGAAATGACACATAAGGGCCAATGGGAGTATTGCATTGTCGTAAGTTAATTTGTTCTCAAACCAATGCCAATGACCATCTTTGTTAGCCTTGTAAGCAGCTTTTAACGGCTCGGCAAGTTGATTTAGCTGACTTTTAATTTGCTCATTATAAGGATGCGCATTCATAAAATGAGTTAACCCAATCATTGTATTTGCAATTCCTCTTAAATGAGTTAACTTATTGAAATGAGGAACAGATTTAAGAAATAACTCCTTTCCAAATTCGCGATAGGAATTATTAGGAGCATTGTTAATTAAATATCCTAATGCCCAGATGGTTCTGCCAAAAGAATCTTCTGAGCCAACTTCGTCCAGATATTCCCTTTTAAAACTTAAAAAATTCCTGAAACTGCCATCTTCGCATTGCATGTACTGGATGTAACTTAAATAAATAGGCAGTAAATCTAAAGCAGCCTTACTTTTATTTTGCTGGTAAGCAAGAATAGTTAATGTAAGGGCTCTGGAGTTATCGTCCAGGCAATATCCCTCTTTCAGATTTGGTATCCCATATTTGGCATGTTGCACAATACCGGTGTCATCCGTTAAGCGTTGTATATGTGCAAGGCTAAAAGCAGGCATCATGTCTGGGTCAATAATAGGCTTATTGCTAACATCTTTATCTGCCAGAAATTTAGAAATAGCCTCTTCCAGCACATCTATAAAAACCTCTCCCGTAGTTGGCCAGCGCAAGTGTAATCCATATTCATATGCGTTGGATCTTAACTGATTCAATTTTTCATCGCTCTCAAACAATTCGTTTACAGCTCCGGCAAGCCCATTCGCATCCTTAAAGTCAAATAACCTTCCACGATGGTCTGCAAGTAATTCCTGAGCATGCCAATAAGGGGTTGATAATATAGCTGTTCCCGCACCCATGGCATATGAAAGCGTTCCGCTGGTAATTTGCGCTTCATTTAAATAGGGGGTAATATATAAGTCGCAAGCCGTCAAATAATCGAATAGCTCCTCTTCTGATACAAATTTATTAATGAAGGTAACATTGTTTTCAACATTCAGCTTCCGCGCAAGCTTCTTTAAACCATCCCTGTATTCCTCTCCCGAGTTGCGGATCACACCCGGATGTGTGGTTCCTAAAATAACATACATTACATCCGGATTTTTAGCCACTATTTGTGGCAAAGCCTCAATAACCGTTTCCAGCCCTTTATTTCTGCTGATCAGGCCAAAAGTAAAAAGTACCTTTTTGTTTTTGAAAGCCAGCGTGTTTTTTACCGGATTAATTTTTTTAGGTTCAAGATCCGGAACCCCATGCTCAATCAGCTGAATCTTATCAAATGGAATTCCATATATGCTGGTCAGAAAACCAACAGCCCTATGGCTCATTACAATAATCCTTGAAGAATATTTTGCCACCTCCCGTAAAATGGTAAGCTGCATATAATCCGGATCTCTTAAAATAGTATGGAAAATTGTAATAAGTGGCTTCTGAAGCCTTGCAATAAGCGGCAGAATATAAACACCACTTTCGCCTCCGTAAATGCCATATTCATGTTCTAAAATACAAACATCTGCAATGCTGGTATTTATGTAATCAGCTGCGCGGATATAATCTTTCTGATTTTCCTGTCTAATTACGTATTTAACCTCTTTGGGGTACTCATAATCATTTAAAGAATCTGAATCGTTCATTGCCACTACAAAGCTGTCTTCAGATACTATTTTTTTATTCAAACCAATCGCTTTTAACAGGTTATTACTGAAAGTAGCGATGCCACACTCCCGGGGCGGGTAAGAGGATATATAAGCAATTTTCATGATTACAAAAGAGTTGATGCTTATATAACAATATTAAAGAAAGGAATGTTCTGTAGTTTTTTATTTTATTTATGAAATTTATAAAAATGTTAAACAAAAAAGAGGATGACTACGCTGTAACCATCCTCTTTTTTGTTTATTGAAATGTTATTTGTTGTTTAGAAAAACAAACTTATGATCGAACATGTCCAGTTTAATTTTGCTGTCTTTATCGATCTTGCCTGCAAGAATTTCTTTCGACAACTCATTAAGGATACGTTTCTGAATAACGCGTTTTAATGGGCGTGCACCAAACTGAGGGTCATAACCTAATTCCGAAAGCCAATCCAGCGCTTCAGGTGTAGCCTCAATATCTATCCCCATTTCTGCCAAAGTATCCTGTACATGTTTAAATTGCAATGTAACAATGTCTCTAAGCTCGTTGCGGTTAAGCGGAGTAAACATAATCAGCTCATCTATACGGTTCAAAAACTCTGGTCTTATTGTTTGCTTTAACAATTCAAACAACTCGTTCTTGGTTTTGGCAATTACCTCTTCTCGGTTTTCATCATTAAGCTCTTTAAAATTATCCTGTATCAGATGCGACCCAATGTTCGATGTCATAATGATGATGGTATTTTTAAAGTTTACAACCCTACCTTTATTGTCAGTTAACCTTCCATCATCCAATACCTGCAGTAATATATTAAATACATCAGGATGCGCTTTTTCAATCTCATCAAGCAATACAACCGAATAAGGTTTTCTGCGCACTGCTTCAGTTAGCTGACCACCTTCATCGTATCCAACATATCCCGGAGGCGCTCCAATTAATCTTGAAACCGCATGGCGCTCCTGGTACTCACTCATATCTATCCTGGTCATGGCATTTTCATCGTTAAACAGAAACTCTGCCAATGCTTTGGCTAATTCCGTTTTACCAACACCGGTTGTACCAAGGAATATGAATGATCCTATTGGTTTGCGTTTATCCTGTAAACCAGCCCTTGAACGACGGATTGCATCAGATATCGCTTCAATAGCCTCGTCCTGTCCTGCAACACGTTTATGCAACTCATTTTCAAGATTCAATAACTTATCACGCTCACTCGAAATCAGTTTAGTAACCGGAATTCCGGTCCATCTGCCCACTACACCAGCAATATCATCAGCAGTTACCTCTTCTTTAAGCATTCTGCTTTCGCTTTGCATGCTTTCCAATTCAGCTTTCAGTTTTTCAACATTATCCTGAGCTTCCTTTATTTTGCCATAGCGTATTTCTGCTACCTTGCCATAATCACCCGCACGTTCTGCCTGTTCAGCCTCAAGCTTATAATTTTCTATTTGTTCAAGTTCATTGTTAATATTATCTACCAAGTCCTTTTCACCCTGCCACTTTGCTTTTATCTCGTCACGCTCGGCCGACATATTGGCAATTTCTTCACCAAGAGCCTTAACTTTTTTGCTGTCATTCTCTCTTTTAATGGCCTCGCGTTCAATTTCCAGTTGCATGATTTTGCGGTTTAGCTCATCAACCTTTTCAGGTACACTATCCATTTCCAAACGTAGTTTAGAAGCAGCCTCATCCATTAAATCGATAGCTTTATCTGGTAAAAACCGATCAGAAATGTAACGTTGCGACAATTCTACCGCTGCAATAATGGCCTCATCTTTAATCCTCACTTTATGGTGGGTTTCATATCTTTCCTTTAATCCACGAAGGATGGAAATTGCATCCTGTGTATCAGGCTCATCCACCATAACTTTTTGGAAACGACGCTCAAGGGCCTTATCCTTTTCTAAATATTTTTGATATTCGTCTAGTGTAGTTGCGCCTATCGCACGTAATTCTCCGCGGGCTAGGGCAGGCTTAAGGATATTTGCCGCATCCATAGCGCCATCGCCACCACCGGCGCCAACCAACGTATGGATCTCATCTATAAACAAAATAATGTCGCCATCACTATGGGTAACCTCTTTAACTACCGCTTTCAGGCGTTCTTCAAATTCCCCTTTGTATTTGGCACCGGCAATTAATGCACCCATATCAAGCGAGTAAACTGTTTTTGTTTTCAGGTTTGTAGGCACATCACCCTTAATAATCCTGAAAGCAATACCCTCAGCAATGGCGGTTTTACCTACACCGGGCTCACCAATTAATATTGGGTTGTTTTTGGTACGTCTGGAAAGAATTTGAATTACCCTCCGAATCTCTTCATCACGACCAATAACCGGATCCAGCTTGCCAGATTCGGCATATTCATTAAGGTTGCGCGCATATTTATTAAGCGCATTATAAGTTGCTTCGGCATTCTGACCGGTAACATGACTATCGCCTCTTAAAGCAATAATTGCTTTTTTAAGGTCCTTTTCATTTACACCCTGATCTTTTAAAAGCTTTGATGTGTTATCGTTAACAGACAGAATACCTAATAAAAGATGTTCTACCGACACAAACTCATCTTTAAATTCTTTTAGGTACGATTGTGCTTTTTGCAAAGCAGAATTGGTACCCGAGGCTAAATAAGCATTACTGCCACTAACTTTTGGAAATTTCTCTATCTGACTATCTAATTGTTGAGTCAGCACATTAATATTTACATTTAATTTTTTTAAAACGTACGAAACTACGTTTTCATCAACAGTAAGCAAACCCTTTAACAGGTGTGCCGTTTCAATAGCTTGTTGCTGATTGCCCTGGGCTATTTCAGAAGCCTGTTGAATTGCTTCCTGGGCTTTTATAGTAAAGTTGTTGAAGTTCATGTCAGCAATTAAACAAAGTAAATGCCATCTTAGTTTTTAGTTATTAATCGGAAATTTTGTCGGTTCTTTTTTATTTAAACTGTATAATTGTCTGATAAATAACATGTTGTAATGAAAAAATGTCTGATACTAAGATTTGTGATTTAATTTTCCGTCATTTGTAATAACTACCTTTTTCATAAAATGCTGACTCCGCTAGATGATTTTTATTTGCAAAAAGATGAGCCCCTAAGGGGTTGTTTACTTGCGTTAAAAGATTATCTATTGGCTTTTGATAAAAATATTACCCCTGAATGGAAATATAAGCTACCATTTTTTTACTACAAAGGAAAAATGTTTTGCTATTTATGGATTCATAAAAAATATCACAAACCTTACATAGGTATTGTAGAAAGCAAGCATATCGATCATCCTGATCTGATTATTGAAAAAAGGGCCAGAATGAAAATAATGTTGATAGATCCTAATGAGGATTTACCAATTGACACGATGAACGATATATTAAAACAGGCGCTTGCCCGATACTAAATGAAGGAATTTATACGATTATACTTAGATGCTTACCGTGGGTTATCTACCCCGGCATGGATGCTTGCCCTGGTTATGCTTATAAACCGAAGCGGAGCAATGGTAATCCCTTTTCTAGGAGTTTACATGATCAATCACCTTCATTTCTCTTTAGAAGACACAGGAATGGTATTAAGCTGTTTTGGCTTGGGAGCCGTTTCTGGAAACTTTTTAGGTGGCTGGCTTACCGATAAAGCAGGGCATTTTAAAGTACAGTTGATCAGCTTAATTTTAACAGTACCAATGTTTATTTTGCTGCCCGAGCTAGATACAGTTGTAAAGCTTGCCATTGGGGTTTTTGCTTTGAGTCTGGTATCTGAAACATTCAGGCCCGCAAACTCAGTTTCTATCGCCTATTATTCAAAACCAGATAATGTTATCAGGTCATTTTCGCTAAATAGAATGGCCCTGAACCTTGGCTTTTCAATAGGCCCTGCATTAGGTGGTTTCTTAGCGGCCATATCGTATGCGTTCTTGTTTTATGGCAATGCAGTAGCCGCACTTTTATCAGCTACGCTGTTTTTTATCTATTTCCGAAACCGTAAAGGCAACGAGAAAAAGAAAAGTGAAGTGGCAGAAGAAAACGAAGATCAAGTTAGTATATCTCCCTATAAGGATGTGCCGTTTATGCTTTTTAGTGTACTTTCCTGCATCTTTGCCATTTGCTTTTTGCAGTTATTGAGCACACTTCCATTATATTACAGAAACGTGTACAAAATGACAGAGGCCGAAATAGGAGTTATACTGGCCTTTAGCGGTTTAGTGGTATTTTCGCTCGAAATGCTGGTGGTTCACATTGCCGAAAAGAGATTTACCTCGAGAACGGTAATTGTGGCAGGTACAGTAATGTGTGCCGTATCATTCCTGATTTTGAATCTGGCCAAAGGAATTCCGGTGCTTTACCTGTCTATGTTTGTAATTTGCCTGGCCGAGATTCTGGCCATGCCCTTTATGGCTACCGTTACCTTGCAAAGATCATCAATAAAAAAGAGAGGTGCCTACATGGGTATTAATGCCTTGTCGTTTTCTGTAGCCCATATATTTTCGCCTCTGGTAGGTACAAAGGTTGCTGCCGCATTTGGTTTCGAAACTTTATGGTGGGGTACTGTTGCTGCTTTAACCATTGCATCGGTAGGGTTTTATTTTGTAATGAAACAAATGAAGTTATCAGCATAATGTCATTCTTTATTTATTAATAGGAATATCGGGAAAAGTCGATATAACTTTGTGCTATGGATCAGTTAGAGATTTTTAAAGCACTATCAAATAAAACAAGATTGCAGATTTTGCAATGGCTTAAAGAGCCGGAAAAACATTTTCCGCTACAAGAGCATGCCGCTTTTGATGAGGTAGGGGTTTGCGTGGGCCAAATACAACAAAAGGCGGGTTTAACCCAGTCTACCGTTTCAGAATACCTGTCAATACTCCAAAAATCAGGACTGCTTGAATCTACCCGACTTGGGCAATGGACTTATTACAAACGTAATGAAGAGGCCTTTGCTGCACTAAGCAATATCATTAAATCAGAAATATAGCATTTATTAAAATACAATAATATGAGTACAGAAACTTTGTTCAGACCATTTAGTTTAAAATCATTAAATATAAAAAACAGAATAGTAATGGCACCGATGACGCGTTCATTCTCGCCAGGAGGAGTACCAACAGCTGATGTTGCTGCATACTATTCAAAAAGAGCGGCCGGAGAGGTAGGCTTAATCCTTTCAGAAGGAACAGTTATTGATCGTGTTTCATCATCAAATGATCCTAATATCCCCCATTTTTATGGAGATGCAGCATTAGCAGGATGGAAAGACGTTATTAATGGTGTTCACCATGCGGGTGGTAGCATGGGCCCACAAATATGGCATATGGGTATAATGGACAATCATCATTCCGGCTGGGTGCCTTCAGCACCTTTCGAAGGTCCGTCTGATCTGAACAGGCCAGGCTTTTCGAATGGGGTAGCCATGACCGAAGAGGATATTGAGGCAGCCATTAAAGCTTACGGAAAGGCTGCAGCAGATGCTAAAAGACTAGGTTTTGATTGTGTTGAGTTACATGGTGCCCATGGTTATTTAATTGACCAGTTTTTCTGGGATGGAACCAATAACCGTACGGATAGCTATGGTGGTAAAACATTAGCTGAACGCACTAAGTTTGCTGTAGAGGTTATTAAAGAAGTAAGAAGACAGGTAGGCGAAGATTTTACTATAATTTTAAGATTATCGCAATGGAAACCATCTGATTATAATTTGCAGCTGGCCAAAACTCCATTAGAAATGGAGCAATGGCTGCAACCTTTGGTTGATGCCGGAGTAGATATTTTTCACTGTTCACAACGTCGTTTCTGGGAACCTGAATTTGAAGGTTCTGATCTTAATTTTGCAGGATGGGCTAAAAAAATTACAGGAAAAGCAACAATTACTGTAGGATCTGTTGGTTTATCAGGAGAGTTCCTTGCAGCATTTAAAGGCGAAAGCTCTGAGCCAAGTTCTTTGGAAGAATTAATAAGAAGAATGGATAGGGGAGATTTTGATTTGGTTGCTGTAGGCAGACCACTACTTGCTGATGCCAAATGGGTGCAAAAAATCCGCGATGAGCGTACTGCTGAATTAAAGGGATTTTCAAGAGAAGCATTAATGCAGCTGTTGTAGTTATCCTGCTTAATCTGTTGCCTTGTTGCCTATACCATTTCCTCACATAGTTCACACCTTCTACACACATCCTTCACAAAAAGGTACCTGTTTGTGTATTTGGTGTGAAGGATGTGTGAAGAAGGTGTGAAGAAACACTAATCTTGTGAAGAACTGCGCTATTTCGAAATGATAGGGAAGTGCTGAAAATAAAAAAAGCTGGCCATATGGCCAGCTTTCGGACGATTATTAAGGGTATACTACCTGCAACAAGTGCAAGTATGTATTATTTTAATACTTCAGCTAATCTTTCTGTCTGATGATCAGCAAGGCTTTGCAAAGGTTTTGCAGCCAGCATTTTCATCATCATATTAAGATCTGCAGAGATAATATGTTTTGCAATAGTTCCACCGTTACCATTATCAGTTACGGTCCATTTTAATTCAACATCAAAAGGAGGTTTTTCTGTAGGTATTGCAATTAATTCTTTGTTTTCTATACGCTCAGATACTTTAATGGCCAATTTAGCCATGTTCTGAATAGTAAAACTGGCTTCGTCTGTTGTAGAAGACCAATTGTAAATATGCTCGGGCATTAACTGCTGATGATTATTCAGATCAGCTAAAAATGCATATACCTTTTCAATCGGCAGGTTTAATTCTACCGAACTTTCAATAACTGTCATTATAATATTAAGTTAATTGTTCTAATTCTTTCCCCCAGTCAGAAGGATTTCTACGCCATTTAGCAAGCAAGTCTACATCGTTTTGTGCAATGAAGCTATGCTCAGCTGCATATTCTATTAGGGTATTGTAGTTAGAAAGTGTAGAGAAACGGCATTTTGCTTCTTTGAAGTTTTCTTCTGCCAGATCAAAGCCATAAGTAAAGATGGCAACTAACCCTGCAACAGAAAGGCCTGCGTTTCTTAAGGCTTCAACAGCCTGAAGACTGCTTTTTCCTGTCGAAATTAAATCTTCTATAACCACAACGCGTTGTCCTTCAACTATTTCTCCTTCAATTAAGCTTCCGGTTCCGTGCTCTTTTGCTTTTGACCTAACATAAGCGAAAGGTAAACCAAGCTCCTGAGCAACCAATGCACCCTGAGGTATACCGGCAGTTGCAACACCAGCAATTAAATCAACAGAACCATATTCTTCCTGTATCAACTGCGTAAGCTTTTGTCTGATGTAAGTTCTAACAGAAGGATGGGAAAGTGTGATCCTATTGTCACAATAAATAGGCGATTTCCAACCCGATGCCCATGTAAATGGATTATTAGGTTGTAACTTTATTGCTTTTATTTGTAATAAAAATTCAGCTACCTTTAATTCAATATCACTTTTATTATACATGGCCCAAAATTACAGAATTTATATCAACGATAACACTTTGTTTATAGCAGATTTAATGCCTAAACAGGTTAAGAAGATCCAACAGATTGACATACAGGATTTTGATTTCGAAATATTCTACAAAAATTTAGCAAGAGTATCTGGAAAAGACTATATTTTGCTAGACGCTGACCCTAAAAAATTGTTTAAGAAGATTAAGAAGAGCTGCGAACTTATTAAAGCAGCAGGCGGTTTGGTTAAGAACGCCAAAGGCAATTATCTTTTTATTTTTAGAAATAAAAAGTGGGATTTACCTAAAGGGAAGGTAGAAAAAGACGAAAAAATGAAGGATGCAGCGCTTCGCGAAGTAGAAGAAGAGTGCGGTGTTAAAATTTACACTAATGATGAGAAATTGTGTAAAACTTATCATGTTTATTCCCTTGATACCAGGTTGGTGCTTAAGAAAACCAATTGGTACAGTATGACTGTTAAAGGAGAACCTAAACTGATTCCTCAAAAAGAAGAAGGAATAACCAAGGCCAGCTGGTTAAGCAAACTGGAACTTAATCAGGTATTGAAAAATACTTATCCCTCTATTGTACAGGTATTGGACGTTGGTGG contains the following coding sequences:
- a CDS encoding ArsR/SmtB family transcription factor, with protein sequence MDQLEIFKALSNKTRLQILQWLKEPEKHFPLQEHAAFDEVGVCVGQIQQKAGLTQSTVSEYLSILQKSGLLESTRLGQWTYYKRNEEAFAALSNIIKSEI
- a CDS encoding DUF1801 domain-containing protein, giving the protein MLTPLDDFYLQKDEPLRGCLLALKDYLLAFDKNITPEWKYKLPFFYYKGKMFCYLWIHKKYHKPYIGIVESKHIDHPDLIIEKRARMKIMLIDPNEDLPIDTMNDILKQALARY
- a CDS encoding glycosyltransferase family 4 protein, with amino-acid sequence MKIAYISSYPPRECGIATFSNNLLKAIGLNKKIVSEDSFVVAMNDSDSLNDYEYPKEVKYVIRQENQKDYIRAADYINTSIADVCILEHEYGIYGGESGVYILPLIARLQKPLITIFHTILRDPDYMQLTILREVAKYSSRIIVMSHRAVGFLTSIYGIPFDKIQLIEHGVPDLEPKKINPVKNTLAFKNKKVLFTFGLISRNKGLETVIEALPQIVAKNPDVMYVILGTTHPGVIRNSGEEYRDGLKKLARKLNVENNVTFINKFVSEEELFDYLTACDLYITPYLNEAQITSGTLSYAMGAGTAILSTPYWHAQELLADHRGRLFDFKDANGLAGAVNELFESDEKLNQLRSNAYEYGLHLRWPTTGEVFIDVLEEAISKFLADKDVSNKPIIDPDMMPAFSLAHIQRLTDDTGIVQHAKYGIPNLKEGYCLDDNSRALTLTILAYQQNKSKAALDLLPIYLSYIQYMQCEDGSFRNFLSFKREYLDEVGSEDSFGRTIWALGYLINNAPNNSYREFGKELFLKSVPHFNKLTHLRGIANTMIGLTHFMNAHPYNEQIKSQLNQLAEPLKAAYKANKDGHWHWFENKLTYDNAILPLALMCHFEISKDPESQEIAFESLEYLTQKTLIKGYLNPVGNDGWLYKDSAQMAIYDQQAIEIMGMVMVYFKAYEITRDLTYIKQMYLSYQWFLGENSLHIPLYDYETKGCGDGLQTFGVNRNQGAESTLAYWISHLIVLKALESEYEFIQSSDLTAAQKQAF
- a CDS encoding NUDIX hydrolase; translation: MPKQVKKIQQIDIQDFDFEIFYKNLARVSGKDYILLDADPKKLFKKIKKSCELIKAAGGLVKNAKGNYLFIFRNKKWDLPKGKVEKDEKMKDAALREVEEECGVKIYTNDEKLCKTYHVYSLDTRLVLKKTNWYSMTVKGEPKLIPQKEEGITKASWLSKLELNQVLKNTYPSIVQVLDVGGLLDNKLVVKPALQAIKKV
- the pyrE gene encoding orotate phosphoribosyltransferase codes for the protein MYNKSDIELKVAEFLLQIKAIKLQPNNPFTWASGWKSPIYCDNRITLSHPSVRTYIRQKLTQLIQEEYGSVDLIAGVATAGIPQGALVAQELGLPFAYVRSKAKEHGTGSLIEGEIVEGQRVVVIEDLISTGKSSLQAVEALRNAGLSVAGLVAIFTYGFDLAEENFKEAKCRFSTLSNYNTLIEYAAEHSFIAQNDVDLLAKWRRNPSDWGKELEQLT
- a CDS encoding glycoside hydrolase family 130 protein codes for the protein MRLLIERKPIKVYPDPKRVIARFFFNGEERAIEVIKQVMKLSVTEVFDIISPLLQEYSKRHRSITKILNRHCKKVKECIEAAGFDYEELDKYHKLIIGSYFTHEYSIESAAFFNPSIVDDPDQSDLVEGERRVIISFRAVGEGHISSVVFRRALIDRNHDITVIPSGNYIDEAEVVKNAIYNKKLFLKKAADAKIDLEVLDEVGLKLEDKFDYATLRRLILDSKNLQETDLRKLEYDKVLWLSDTYHEISFSRDTDISDRVIFPISEFERKGIEDARFVRFVKDDGTVIYYATYTAFDGAMIMPKLLQTTDFYDFKISPLHGIGAQNKNLALFPRKINGKYAMMSRIDGFNNYLMYSDRLTVWDNPVKLQEPEFPWEFVQIGNCGSPIETEAGWLVITHGVGPMRRYCLGASLFDLNDPSIEIGRLKEPLVIPNNDEREGYVPNVLYSCGSIIHNGELIIPYGLSDYCSSFAGVKIDILLQKLKGSIS
- a CDS encoding SRPBCC family protein encodes the protein MTVIESSVELNLPIEKVYAFLADLNNHQQLMPEHIYNWSSTTDEASFTIQNMAKLAIKVSERIENKELIAIPTEKPPFDVELKWTVTDNGNGGTIAKHIISADLNMMMKMLAAKPLQSLADHQTERLAEVLK
- the clpB gene encoding ATP-dependent chaperone ClpB, whose protein sequence is MNFNNFTIKAQEAIQQASEIAQGNQQQAIETAHLLKGLLTVDENVVSYVLKKLNVNINVLTQQLDSQIEKFPKVSGSNAYLASGTNSALQKAQSYLKEFKDEFVSVEHLLLGILSVNDNTSKLLKDQGVNEKDLKKAIIALRGDSHVTGQNAEATYNALNKYARNLNEYAESGKLDPVIGRDEEIRRVIQILSRRTKNNPILIGEPGVGKTAIAEGIAFRIIKGDVPTNLKTKTVYSLDMGALIAGAKYKGEFEERLKAVVKEVTHSDGDIILFIDEIHTLVGAGGGDGAMDAANILKPALARGELRAIGATTLDEYQKYLEKDKALERRFQKVMVDEPDTQDAISILRGLKERYETHHKVRIKDEAIIAAVELSQRYISDRFLPDKAIDLMDEAASKLRLEMDSVPEKVDELNRKIMQLEIEREAIKRENDSKKVKALGEEIANMSAERDEIKAKWQGEKDLVDNINNELEQIENYKLEAEQAERAGDYGKVAEIRYGKIKEAQDNVEKLKAELESMQSESRMLKEEVTADDIAGVVGRWTGIPVTKLISSERDKLLNLENELHKRVAGQDEAIEAISDAIRRSRAGLQDKRKPIGSFIFLGTTGVGKTELAKALAEFLFNDENAMTRIDMSEYQERHAVSRLIGAPPGYVGYDEGGQLTEAVRRKPYSVVLLDEIEKAHPDVFNILLQVLDDGRLTDNKGRVVNFKNTIIIMTSNIGSHLIQDNFKELNDENREEVIAKTKNELFELLKQTIRPEFLNRIDELIMFTPLNRNELRDIVTLQFKHVQDTLAEMGIDIEATPEALDWLSELGYDPQFGARPLKRVIQKRILNELSKEILAGKIDKDSKIKLDMFDHKFVFLNNK
- a CDS encoding NADH:flavin oxidoreductase, with protein sequence MSTETLFRPFSLKSLNIKNRIVMAPMTRSFSPGGVPTADVAAYYSKRAAGEVGLILSEGTVIDRVSSSNDPNIPHFYGDAALAGWKDVINGVHHAGGSMGPQIWHMGIMDNHHSGWVPSAPFEGPSDLNRPGFSNGVAMTEEDIEAAIKAYGKAAADAKRLGFDCVELHGAHGYLIDQFFWDGTNNRTDSYGGKTLAERTKFAVEVIKEVRRQVGEDFTIILRLSQWKPSDYNLQLAKTPLEMEQWLQPLVDAGVDIFHCSQRRFWEPEFEGSDLNFAGWAKKITGKATITVGSVGLSGEFLAAFKGESSEPSSLEELIRRMDRGDFDLVAVGRPLLADAKWVQKIRDERTAELKGFSREALMQLL
- a CDS encoding MFS transporter, giving the protein MKEFIRLYLDAYRGLSTPAWMLALVMLINRSGAMVIPFLGVYMINHLHFSLEDTGMVLSCFGLGAVSGNFLGGWLTDKAGHFKVQLISLILTVPMFILLPELDTVVKLAIGVFALSLVSETFRPANSVSIAYYSKPDNVIRSFSLNRMALNLGFSIGPALGGFLAAISYAFLFYGNAVAALLSATLFFIYFRNRKGNEKKKSEVAEENEDQVSISPYKDVPFMLFSVLSCIFAICFLQLLSTLPLYYRNVYKMTEAEIGVILAFSGLVVFSLEMLVVHIAEKRFTSRTVIVAGTVMCAVSFLILNLAKGIPVLYLSMFVICLAEILAMPFMATVTLQRSSIKKRGAYMGINALSFSVAHIFSPLVGTKVAAAFGFETLWWGTVAALTIASVGFYFVMKQMKLSA